A genomic window from Streptomyces broussonetiae includes:
- a CDS encoding TetR/AcrR family transcriptional regulator, which produces MPQQRAAARPRARGTERSEARRAELIAIGRKLFADTSYDALSMDDIARQAHVAKGLIYYYFQSKRGYYLAIIKDSVADLVTFAASGLELAAVDRVHRTIDSYLRYAEHHQAAYRTIVSGGVGFDTEVHSVRDGVREAIVATIAEGAYGRRDISALARMSLFSWVCSVEGATLDWIDHSELSRDTMRELLVKTLGGALRAVEELDPAYPAPQPARRDT; this is translated from the coding sequence ATGCCGCAGCAGCGTGCCGCCGCCCGTCCCCGGGCGCGCGGCACCGAACGCTCGGAAGCGCGTCGTGCCGAACTCATCGCCATAGGGCGGAAGTTGTTCGCCGACACGTCCTACGACGCGCTGTCCATGGACGACATCGCACGCCAGGCGCATGTCGCCAAGGGGCTGATCTACTACTACTTCCAGTCCAAGCGCGGCTACTACCTGGCGATCATCAAGGACTCCGTGGCCGATCTGGTCACCTTCGCCGCGAGCGGGCTCGAGCTGGCCGCCGTCGACCGCGTCCACCGCACCATCGACAGCTATCTGCGCTACGCCGAGCACCACCAGGCCGCCTACCGCACCATCGTCAGCGGCGGCGTCGGCTTCGACACCGAGGTGCACTCCGTCCGGGACGGCGTGCGCGAGGCGATCGTCGCCACCATCGCCGAAGGCGCCTACGGACGCCGTGACATCTCCGCGCTGGCCCGGATGAGCCTGTTCTCGTGGGTGTGCAGCGTCGAGGGCGCGACCCTGGACTGGATCGACCATTCCGAACTGTCCCGCGACACCATGCGCGAGCTGCTGGTGAAGACGCTCGGCGGCGCCCTGCGCGCCGTGGAGGAACTGGACCCGGCCTACCCGGCCCCGCAGCCGGCCCGCCGCGACACCTGA
- a CDS encoding peptidase C39 family protein: MSRAQQPSRRTVLTAAAAVAAAAAAPPAAAAVQRPSAEADDPAQARPIDYRAWTTYREWRLGAAQGVRAVSGARPGIVIGTPVGRTDYTDPHTGTTAGWEYAVWTGPVHRLTVPATEVVASWNAHTPAGTWLQAELQGTYSDGTETPWYVMGRWAAGDQDIKRTSVDGQSDGRSGISTDTFAIADAGTGLRLTSYRLRLTLYRRPGTRLTPTVWRLGAMGSDIPDRFTVPASTPGLAQELIVPRYSQEIHKGQYPQYDNGGEAWCSPTSSQMIIEYWGGRLTPGQLSWVDPSYADPQVDNAARFTYDYQYEGCGNWPFNAAYAATFEGIQGVVTRLASLTDLETLIAAGIPAVTSQSFLASELTGAGYGTSGHLMTVIGFTADGDVIANDPASPGDDAVRRVYLRREFENIWLRTKRYNAAGKVASGSGGVCYLYFPARPTPHQRKALEAVGVR; this comes from the coding sequence ATGAGCAGAGCCCAGCAGCCGTCCCGTAGAACCGTCCTCACCGCTGCCGCAGCGGTCGCCGCGGCAGCGGCCGCGCCCCCCGCTGCCGCCGCCGTGCAACGGCCGTCCGCCGAAGCCGACGACCCCGCCCAGGCTCGCCCGATCGACTACCGGGCCTGGACCACGTACCGCGAGTGGCGCCTGGGCGCCGCCCAGGGCGTCCGGGCCGTCTCCGGCGCCCGGCCCGGCATCGTGATCGGCACCCCCGTCGGCCGCACCGACTACACCGACCCGCACACCGGCACGACCGCCGGCTGGGAGTACGCCGTGTGGACCGGCCCGGTCCACCGCCTCACCGTCCCCGCCACCGAGGTCGTCGCCTCCTGGAACGCGCACACCCCGGCCGGCACCTGGCTCCAGGCGGAGCTGCAGGGCACCTACTCCGACGGCACCGAGACCCCCTGGTACGTGATGGGCCGCTGGGCGGCCGGTGACCAGGACATCAAGCGGACCTCGGTGGACGGCCAGAGCGACGGCAGGAGCGGCATCTCGACCGACACCTTCGCCATCGCCGACGCCGGCACCGGTCTGCGCCTGACGTCGTACCGGCTGCGCCTGACGCTCTACCGCAGGCCCGGTACCCGGCTGACCCCGACCGTCTGGCGGCTCGGCGCCATGGGCTCCGACATCCCCGACCGCTTCACGGTCCCCGCCTCCACCCCCGGCCTGGCCCAGGAACTGATCGTCCCGCGCTACTCGCAGGAGATCCACAAGGGCCAGTACCCGCAGTACGACAACGGCGGCGAGGCCTGGTGCAGCCCCACCTCCTCGCAGATGATCATCGAGTACTGGGGCGGCCGGCTCACCCCCGGGCAGCTGTCCTGGGTCGACCCCTCCTACGCCGACCCGCAGGTCGACAACGCGGCCCGCTTCACCTACGACTACCAGTACGAGGGCTGCGGCAACTGGCCGTTCAACGCCGCCTATGCAGCCACGTTCGAGGGAATCCAGGGTGTGGTCACCCGGCTCGCCTCGCTCACCGACCTGGAGACGCTGATCGCGGCCGGGATTCCGGCCGTAACGTCCCAGTCCTTCCTGGCGAGCGAGCTGACCGGCGCGGGCTACGGGACCTCCGGCCATCTGATGACCGTGATCGGCTTCACCGCCGACGGCGACGTGATTGCCAACGATCCGGCCTCGCCCGGCGACGACGCCGTACGGCGCGTCTATCTGCGCCGGGAGTTCGAGAACATCTGGCTCAGGACCAAGCGGTACAACGCCGCCGGCAAGGTCGCCTCCGGCAGCGGGGGAGTCTGCTACCTCTACTTCCCGGCCCGTCCGACCCCGCACCAGCGCAAGGCGCTCGAGGCGGTGGGCGTGCGCTGA
- a CDS encoding phosphotransferase family protein has protein sequence MATAPRPRTSTREPGELARRLTAWLGTRLPGAKATGVTVPASNGMSSETLLFDIEHPRPPSPAPGFDRAGGTSSVACALRLAADPSAYTVFPEYDMARQYRTLRLVAEHTDVPVPRVLWLEEDPGPLGAPFFVMERVAGRVPPDVMPYTYEGSWLHAASEAERAHLEAATIGLLARLHDQVPLDQAEFMTLPGFGDALRRHVSAQRAYYAWVIDGLPRSPLIEAAFDRLERLWPSEPGEPVLTWGDARIGNVVYDGFDPVAVLDWEMAALAPREVDLGWTIYLHRFFHDLTVASGQRGLPELLRRDRVEARYADLTGHVPRDMDFYILYAALRHAIVMLRVAYRQVHFKEAVVPADPDTLILHHDSLRAMVHGTYGN, from the coding sequence ATGGCCACGGCACCGCGTCCGCGCACCAGCACCCGCGAGCCCGGGGAACTGGCCCGGCGCCTCACCGCCTGGCTGGGCACCCGGCTGCCCGGCGCCAAGGCCACCGGCGTCACGGTCCCCGCCTCCAACGGCATGTCCAGTGAGACCCTGCTGTTCGACATCGAGCACCCTCGACCACCGTCCCCCGCTCCCGGCTTCGATCGAGCGGGCGGTACCTCCAGCGTGGCCTGCGCATTGCGGCTGGCGGCGGACCCGTCGGCGTACACCGTCTTCCCCGAGTACGACATGGCCCGCCAGTACCGCACCCTGCGCCTGGTGGCCGAGCACACGGACGTGCCCGTACCCCGGGTGCTCTGGCTCGAGGAGGATCCGGGCCCGCTCGGGGCGCCGTTCTTCGTCATGGAACGCGTCGCCGGCCGGGTGCCTCCGGACGTCATGCCGTACACCTACGAGGGCAGTTGGCTGCACGCGGCGAGTGAGGCCGAGCGCGCGCACCTGGAAGCGGCGACGATCGGCCTGCTGGCCCGGCTGCACGACCAAGTCCCGCTCGATCAGGCCGAGTTCATGACGCTCCCCGGATTCGGCGACGCCCTGCGCCGTCATGTCTCGGCCCAACGTGCCTACTACGCCTGGGTGATCGACGGCCTGCCCCGGTCACCGCTCATCGAGGCCGCCTTCGACCGGCTCGAGCGACTGTGGCCGAGCGAGCCCGGCGAACCCGTTCTGACCTGGGGAGACGCACGCATCGGGAACGTCGTCTACGACGGCTTCGACCCCGTCGCCGTGCTCGACTGGGAGATGGCGGCGCTTGCTCCGCGCGAGGTCGACCTCGGCTGGACGATCTATCTGCACCGCTTCTTCCACGACCTCACGGTCGCCTCCGGGCAACGCGGACTGCCCGAACTCCTGCGCCGTGACCGGGTCGAGGCCCGGTACGCGGACCTGACCGGGCACGTTCCACGGGACATGGACTTCTACATCCTCTACGCCGCCCTGCGGCACGCGATCGTCATGCTGCGCGTCGCCTACCGCCAGGTGCACTTCAAAGAGGCCGTCGTCCCCGCGGACCCGGACACACTGATCCTGCACCACGACAGCCTGCGCGCCATGGTGCACGGCACATACGGGAATTGA
- a CDS encoding amidohydrolase gives MSERTAEPPKTVLLRRGEVHSPADPFATAMVVEAGQVAWVGSEGAADAFADGVDEVVDLDGALVTPAFTDAHVHTTATGLALTGLDLSSAPSLEAALVLVREFAAGRPHDRVLLGHGWDAARWPGGRPPTRAELDEATGGRPLYLSRIDVHSAVVTTALLDLVPGAVPRTDAPLTRDDHHVVRQAALAAITPAQRAEAQHTTLAHAASLGIGSVHECGGPQISSEDDFTGLLRLAAELPGPRVVGYWAEQGDEGVARARELGAVGAAGDLFADGALGSHTACLHEPYVDADHTGTAYLDAEAVAAHVVACTEAGLQAGFHAIGDAAVTAVVEGVRAAADKLGLARVRAARHRVEHAEMLTPETVAGFAELGLIASVQPAFDALWGGEDGMYARRLGAGRARTLNPFAALLRAGVPLAFGSDSPVTPLDPWGTVRAAAFHQTPEHRVSVRAAFTAHTRGGWRAVGRDDAGVLVPGAPADYAVWRTDELVVQAPDDRVARWSTDPRSGTPGLPDLTPGRDLPVCTRTVVGGRTVFVRPGE, from the coding sequence ATGAGTGAGCGCACCGCCGAGCCCCCCAAGACCGTCCTCCTGCGCCGCGGTGAGGTGCACAGCCCCGCGGACCCCTTCGCGACCGCGATGGTCGTCGAGGCGGGCCAAGTCGCCTGGGTCGGCTCCGAGGGTGCGGCCGACGCCTTCGCCGACGGCGTGGACGAGGTGGTCGACCTCGACGGCGCTCTCGTGACCCCGGCGTTCACCGACGCCCATGTGCACACCACCGCCACCGGCCTCGCCCTGACCGGCCTCGACCTCTCCTCGGCGCCCTCGCTGGAAGCGGCTCTCGTCCTGGTCCGCGAGTTCGCGGCCGGCCGCCCGCACGACCGCGTCCTGCTGGGGCACGGCTGGGACGCCGCCCGCTGGCCCGGCGGCCGCCCGCCGACGCGCGCCGAACTGGACGAGGCCACCGGCGGACGCCCGCTGTACCTCTCCCGCATCGACGTCCATTCGGCGGTCGTCACCACTGCCCTGCTGGATCTGGTCCCCGGCGCCGTCCCGCGCACGGACGCCCCGCTCACCCGCGACGACCACCACGTCGTACGCCAGGCCGCGCTCGCCGCGATCACCCCGGCGCAGCGCGCCGAGGCCCAGCACACGACCCTCGCGCACGCGGCCTCCCTCGGCATCGGCTCGGTGCACGAGTGCGGCGGCCCGCAGATCTCCTCCGAGGACGACTTCACCGGCCTGCTCCGGCTCGCCGCCGAGCTGCCGGGCCCGCGGGTCGTCGGCTACTGGGCCGAGCAGGGCGATGAAGGCGTGGCCAGGGCCCGGGAACTGGGTGCCGTGGGGGCGGCAGGCGACCTCTTCGCCGACGGCGCCCTCGGCTCGCACACCGCCTGTCTGCACGAGCCGTACGTCGACGCCGACCACACCGGCACCGCCTACCTGGACGCCGAGGCCGTCGCCGCCCATGTCGTCGCCTGCACCGAAGCGGGTCTGCAGGCCGGCTTCCACGCCATCGGCGACGCCGCGGTGACGGCCGTCGTGGAGGGCGTGCGCGCCGCCGCCGACAAGCTCGGCCTCGCTCGCGTCCGTGCCGCCCGGCACCGTGTCGAACACGCCGAGATGCTCACCCCGGAAACCGTCGCCGGCTTCGCCGAACTGGGCCTGATCGCCTCTGTGCAGCCCGCCTTCGACGCGCTGTGGGGCGGCGAGGACGGTATGTACGCCCGGCGGCTGGGCGCAGGGCGGGCCCGCACCCTCAATCCCTTCGCGGCCCTGCTGCGGGCCGGTGTGCCGCTCGCCTTCGGCTCCGACAGCCCGGTCACCCCGCTCGACCCGTGGGGCACCGTGCGCGCCGCCGCCTTCCACCAAACGCCCGAGCACCGGGTCTCCGTGCGCGCCGCGTTCACGGCGCACACACGCGGCGGCTGGCGCGCCGTGGGGCGGGACGACGCGGGGGTCCTCGTGCCGGGTGCCCCCGCCGACTACGCCGTCTGGCGCACCGACGAGCTGGTCGTCCAGGCCCCCGACGACCGGGTGGCCCGCTGGTCCACCGACCCGCGCTCCGGCACCCCCGGACTGCCCGACCTCACCCCGGGCCGCGACCTGCCGGTCTGCACGCGCACGGTGGTGGGCGGGCGGACGGTGTTCGTACGGCCGGGCGAGTGA
- a CDS encoding RNA polymerase-binding protein RbpA has translation MSERALRGTRLVVTSYETDRGIDLAPRQAVEYACEKGHRFEMPFSVEAEIPPEWECKVCGAQALLVDGDGPEEKKAKPARTHWDMLMERRTREELEEVLEERLAVLRSGAMNIAIHPRDSRKSA, from the coding sequence ATGAGTGAGCGAGCTCTTCGCGGTACGCGCCTCGTGGTGACCAGCTACGAGACGGACCGCGGTATCGACCTGGCCCCGCGCCAGGCCGTGGAGTACGCATGTGAGAAGGGGCACCGTTTCGAGATGCCCTTCTCGGTCGAGGCGGAGATCCCGCCGGAGTGGGAGTGCAAGGTCTGCGGGGCCCAGGCACTCCTCGTCGACGGCGACGGCCCTGAGGAGAAGAAGGCCAAGCCCGCGCGTACCCACTGGGACATGCTGATGGAGCGGCGCACCCGTGAGGAACTCGAAGAGGTCCTCGAGGAGCGCCTGGCGGTTCTGCGCTCGGGGGCGATGAACATCGCGATTCACCCTCGGGACAGCCGCAAGTCCGCATAG
- a CDS encoding acyl-CoA dehydrogenase family protein, with amino-acid sequence MSDRDPQPVERQLPTEESRELLALVREIARREIAPKAAEEEDAGRFPREVFTLLSESGLLGLPYDAEYGGGDQPYEVYLQVLEELAMARLTVGLGVSVHTLASYALATYGTKQQQVEHLPAMLGGGLLGAYCLSEPSSGSDAASLRTRAVREGDSWVINGTKAWITHGGIADFYTVMARTGEDGPRGITAFLVPGDAPGLSGAAPEKKMGMKGSPTAQVHLDGVRVGDERRIGEEGQGFFIALSALDSGRLGIAACAIGLAQAALDEAVAYATERRQFGRPVADFQGLRFMIADMATQIEAGRALYLAAARLRDAGKPFAKQAAMAKLHCTDTAMKVTTDAVQILGGYGYTADFPAERYMREAKVLQIVEGTNQIQRMVIARHVAGPEGR; translated from the coding sequence ATGTCCGACCGCGACCCGCAGCCGGTGGAGCGTCAACTGCCGACGGAGGAGTCGAGGGAACTGCTCGCCCTCGTCCGTGAGATCGCCCGGCGCGAGATCGCGCCCAAGGCGGCCGAGGAGGAGGACGCGGGACGCTTCCCGCGCGAGGTCTTCACCCTGCTCTCCGAGTCCGGCCTGCTGGGCCTGCCGTACGACGCCGAGTACGGCGGCGGCGACCAGCCCTACGAGGTCTACCTCCAGGTCCTGGAGGAGCTGGCCATGGCCCGGCTCACCGTGGGCCTCGGCGTCAGCGTGCACACACTCGCCTCCTACGCGCTCGCCACCTACGGCACCAAGCAGCAGCAGGTCGAGCACCTGCCCGCGATGCTCGGCGGTGGCCTGCTCGGCGCGTACTGCCTCTCCGAGCCGTCCTCGGGCTCCGACGCGGCCTCGCTGCGCACCAGGGCCGTGCGCGAAGGCGACAGCTGGGTGATCAACGGCACCAAGGCCTGGATCACGCACGGCGGCATCGCCGACTTCTACACGGTGATGGCCCGCACCGGCGAGGACGGCCCGCGCGGCATCACCGCCTTCCTGGTCCCCGGCGACGCCCCCGGCCTGAGCGGGGCCGCGCCCGAGAAGAAGATGGGCATGAAGGGCTCGCCCACCGCGCAGGTCCACCTCGACGGCGTCCGGGTCGGTGATGAGCGGCGCATCGGCGAGGAGGGCCAGGGCTTCTTCATCGCGCTGTCCGCCCTCGACTCCGGACGGCTCGGCATCGCCGCCTGTGCCATAGGCCTCGCCCAGGCCGCCCTGGACGAGGCGGTCGCCTACGCCACCGAACGCCGGCAGTTCGGCCGCCCCGTCGCCGACTTCCAGGGCCTGCGCTTCATGATCGCCGACATGGCCACCCAGATCGAGGCCGGTCGCGCGCTCTACCTCGCCGCGGCCCGGCTGCGCGACGCCGGCAAGCCGTTCGCCAAGCAGGCCGCCATGGCCAAGCTGCACTGCACCGACACGGCCATGAAGGTCACGACCGACGCCGTGCAGATTCTCGGCGGCTACGGCTACACCGCCGACTTCCCGGCCGAGCGCTACATGCGCGAGGCCAAGGTCCTGCAGATCGTCGAAGGCACCAACCAGATCCAGCGGATGGTCATCGCCCGTCACGTGGCGGGACCCGAGGGTCGCTGA
- a CDS encoding SCO1431 family membrane protein: protein MSKLITAKAVAGGKVDKRVGACSVRPTFASNTMTAHPATATRARTGGPREDGPKILEHVMGWVLVAVFAMLVTQLGLL from the coding sequence GTGAGCAAGCTCATCACCGCAAAAGCCGTCGCGGGTGGCAAGGTGGACAAACGGGTGGGGGCCTGCTCTGTACGTCCGACCTTTGCGAGTAACACCATGACCGCACACCCGGCCACTGCCACCCGCGCCCGCACCGGCGGCCCTCGGGAAGACGGCCCGAAGATCCTCGAGCACGTCATGGGCTGGGTCCTCGTCGCCGTGTTCGCGATGCTCGTGACCCAGCTCGGACTGCTGTGA
- a CDS encoding glycoside hydrolase family 18 protein has protein sequence MHTPHRSRFRALVAAACTAVLGAGLLAGAGSATAAAPPRVTAGSKVVGYFTEWGTYDRKYYAKNVETSGSAARLTHINYAFGNVTGGKCAMGDSYAATDRAYTADESVDGVADTWDQPLHGNFNQLLKLKKKRPGLKILWSFGGWTWSGGFGEAAKNPAAFAQSCYDLVNNSKWAGLFDGIDIDWEYPNACGNTCDTSGREAFRNVLAALRSKFGSSKLVTAAITADATAGGKIDATDYAGAAQYVDWYNPMTYDYFGAWDASGPTAPHSPLTSYSGIPKAGFNTSATIARLKGLGIPAAKLLLGIGFYGRGWTGVTRAAPGGTATGPAAGTYEQGIDDYKVLRAKCPATGTVGGTAYAKCGSDWWSYDTPATIATKMTYKNQQGLGGTFFWELSGDTANGELIKAIN, from the coding sequence ATGCACACTCCCCACCGCTCCCGGTTCCGGGCGCTGGTCGCCGCCGCGTGTACCGCCGTCCTCGGCGCCGGGCTGCTGGCCGGCGCGGGCAGCGCGACCGCGGCCGCCCCACCCCGGGTCACGGCCGGCTCGAAAGTCGTCGGCTACTTCACCGAATGGGGCACCTACGACCGCAAGTACTACGCCAAGAACGTCGAGACCTCCGGGTCCGCGGCCCGGCTGACCCACATCAACTACGCCTTCGGCAACGTCACCGGCGGCAAGTGCGCGATGGGCGACTCCTACGCGGCCACCGACCGCGCGTACACCGCCGACGAGTCCGTCGACGGCGTCGCCGACACCTGGGACCAGCCGCTGCACGGCAACTTCAACCAGCTGCTGAAGCTGAAGAAGAAGCGCCCGGGCCTGAAGATCCTGTGGTCCTTCGGCGGCTGGACCTGGTCCGGCGGCTTCGGCGAGGCCGCGAAGAACCCGGCCGCCTTCGCCCAGTCCTGCTACGACCTGGTGAACAACTCCAAGTGGGCGGGCCTGTTCGACGGCATCGACATCGACTGGGAGTACCCGAACGCCTGCGGCAACACCTGCGACACCAGCGGCCGGGAGGCCTTCAGGAACGTGCTGGCGGCGCTGCGGTCCAAGTTCGGCTCCAGCAAGCTGGTCACGGCCGCGATCACGGCGGACGCCACCGCCGGCGGCAAGATCGACGCGACGGACTACGCGGGCGCGGCCCAGTACGTCGACTGGTACAACCCGATGACGTACGACTACTTCGGCGCCTGGGACGCGAGCGGCCCGACCGCCCCGCACTCCCCGCTGACCTCCTACTCGGGCATTCCCAAGGCGGGCTTCAACACCTCGGCGACGATCGCCAGGCTCAAGGGGCTCGGCATCCCCGCGGCCAAGCTGCTGCTCGGCATCGGCTTCTACGGCCGCGGCTGGACCGGTGTCACCCGGGCGGCGCCCGGCGGCACGGCGACCGGCCCGGCGGCAGGGACGTACGAGCAGGGCATCGACGACTACAAGGTGCTCAGGGCCAAGTGCCCGGCGACCGGCACCGTGGGCGGCACCGCCTACGCCAAGTGCGGCAGCGACTGGTGGAGTTACGACACCCCGGCCACCATCGCCACGAAGATGACCTACAAGAACCAGCAGGGCCTCGGCGGCACCTTCTTCTGGGAGCTGAGCGGCGACACCGCGAACGGTGAACTGATCAAGGCCATCAACTAG
- the fxsA gene encoding FxsA family membrane protein → MTTGAPTSPYTTPPRRSRLRRYLPLGVAAWLVLEIWLLTLVAGAAGGLTVFLLLVAGFVAGSVVIKRAGRRAFQSLNEALQRGGSPERGGGNGLMMLGGLLLMIPGLVSDVAGLLLLLPPVQKSVSRYAENALDKRLRAAGPGSLGDAFQQARIRRPDGKVVQGEVIREDARPEPGEQWPPLTR, encoded by the coding sequence ATGACGACTGGTGCTCCGACCTCTCCGTACACCACCCCGCCCCGGCGCTCCCGGCTGCGCAGGTATCTGCCGCTGGGGGTCGCCGCGTGGCTGGTGCTGGAGATCTGGCTGCTGACCCTGGTCGCGGGCGCGGCCGGCGGCCTCACGGTGTTCCTGCTGCTCGTCGCGGGTTTCGTCGCGGGTTCCGTGGTCATCAAGCGGGCGGGCCGCCGCGCGTTCCAGAGCCTCAATGAGGCCCTGCAGCGGGGCGGTTCCCCGGAGCGGGGTGGTGGCAACGGCCTGATGATGCTGGGCGGCCTGCTGCTGATGATCCCCGGCCTGGTCTCCGACGTGGCAGGTCTGCTCCTGCTGCTCCCGCCGGTCCAGAAGTCCGTGAGCCGGTACGCCGAGAACGCCCTGGACAAGCGCCTGCGCGCGGCGGGCCCGGGCAGTCTGGGCGACGCCTTCCAGCAGGCCCGCATCCGCCGCCCCGACGGCAAGGTGGTGCAGGGCGAGGTCATCCGCGAGGACGCCCGGCCGGAGCCGGGGGAGCAGTGGCCGCCGCTGACGCGCTGA
- a CDS encoding polyprenol monophosphomannose synthase, with protein MNDGDGTLDAKSQGRQFGPLGTALVIIPTYNEAENIKTIVGRVRKAVPEAHVLIADDNSPDGTGKLADELAAEDGHVQVMHRKGKEGLGAAYLAGFRWGLERDYGVLVEMDADGSHQPEELPRLLTALKSADLVLGSRWVPGGRVVNWPKSREFISRGGSLYSRLALDLPLRDITGGYRAFRRETLQGLGLDAVASQGYCFQVDLARRAVKAGFHVVEVPITFVERELGDSKMSKNILVEALWRVTAWGAEERVAKLKGKGKRA; from the coding sequence GTGAACGACGGCGACGGGACCCTGGACGCCAAATCCCAGGGAAGGCAGTTCGGTCCGCTCGGCACGGCTTTGGTGATCATTCCGACCTACAACGAGGCGGAGAACATCAAGACGATCGTCGGCCGGGTACGCAAGGCCGTCCCCGAGGCGCATGTGCTGATCGCGGACGACAACAGCCCCGACGGCACCGGCAAGCTTGCCGACGAACTGGCTGCCGAGGACGGACACGTCCAGGTCATGCACCGCAAGGGCAAGGAAGGCCTCGGCGCCGCCTATCTCGCGGGCTTCCGCTGGGGTCTGGAGCGCGACTACGGCGTCCTGGTCGAGATGGACGCCGACGGCTCCCACCAGCCCGAGGAGCTGCCCCGGCTGCTCACCGCCCTCAAGAGCGCCGACCTGGTGCTCGGCTCCCGCTGGGTGCCCGGCGGCCGGGTGGTGAACTGGCCCAAGTCCCGCGAGTTCATCTCCCGCGGTGGCAGCCTCTACTCCCGCCTCGCGCTCGACCTTCCGCTGCGCGACATCACCGGCGGCTACCGGGCCTTCCGGCGCGAGACGCTGCAGGGCCTGGGCCTGGACGCCGTCGCCTCGCAGGGCTACTGCTTCCAGGTCGACCTGGCCCGCCGCGCGGTCAAGGCCGGCTTCCACGTGGTCGAGGTCCCGATCACGTTCGTCGAGCGCGAACTCGGTGACTCCAAGATGAGCAAGAACATCCTCGTCGAGGCGCTGTGGCGGGTCACCGCCTGGGGCGCCGAGGAGCGCGTCGCCAAGCTCAAGGGCAAGGGCAAGCGGGCCTGA
- a CDS encoding Lrp/AsnC family transcriptional regulator produces MEELDRQIVQLLVKDGRMSYTDLGKATGLSTSAVHQRVRRLEQRGVIRGYAAVVDPEAVGLPLTAFISVKPFDPSAPDDIADRLADVPEIEACHSVAGDENYILKVRVATPHELEELLARLRSLAGVSTRTTVVLSTPYEARPPKI; encoded by the coding sequence ATGGAGGAGCTGGACCGACAGATCGTGCAGCTGCTCGTCAAGGACGGGCGGATGAGCTACACAGACCTGGGCAAGGCCACGGGCCTGTCCACGTCGGCCGTGCACCAGCGGGTGCGCCGGCTGGAGCAGCGTGGCGTCATCCGCGGCTATGCCGCGGTGGTCGACCCCGAGGCCGTCGGGCTGCCGTTGACCGCCTTCATCTCGGTGAAACCGTTCGACCCCAGCGCCCCCGACGACATCGCGGACCGCCTCGCGGACGTCCCCGAGATCGAGGCCTGCCACAGCGTCGCCGGCGACGAGAACTACATCCTCAAGGTCCGTGTGGCCACCCCGCACGAACTGGAGGAACTGCTGGCCAGGTTGCGCAGCCTGGCCGGGGTGTCGACCCGGACGACGGTCGTCCTGTCGACGCCGTACGAGGCACGGCCGCCGAAGATCTAG